A region of the Arsenicicoccus dermatophilus genome:
CGGCAGCGCCGCGTCGACGATCTGCTGGAACGCGCGGGCGCCGAGGACCTTGCGCCTGGGACGCGAGGTCTCCTGCAGCTGGCAGGCCGAGGCGGCCGCACGACGACGCTGGATGGGCGTGATCATGCCCATCCAGAACTGCACGTGGTGACCGAGCTCGTGGGCGACGACCCCCTGCCGGGCGATGTCGCCGTAGCCGAGCTCGTCGTAAGCCTGCAGGATGCCGTCGCCCATGATGATGCGGTCGCCGGGCACGATGCCGGGGACGACCTCCTGCCCCCACGCGGTGAACCAGTCGGCGTCCGTGAAGGCCGCGGTGCGGTCCTTGATCCAGGTGCGCAAGACGGTGGGACGAGGGCCCCGCGGCGCGGCGGGACCCTCGGGGCGGCCCGGCCTCGTGGAAGGTCGGCGAGCTGTCGCGTCAGCGGTTGCGGTGTGATCCTCGGTAGTCGCCCGTGAGCCCAGCGCCACCCGAGTGGCCTTCACCCCGGGGGGCGACGTGCTCGACCTCCACGACCTCCTTGGCCAGGTCCGCCGACACGGTCTCCTCACGGGTGACCCGGTCGACGAAGACGCGCACCCGCTCCACCGGGATCACCTGGGTGACGACGCGCTCCTCGTGCAGCACGATCTCGTGCACCGGCGCGGCCTCGCCGTGCTCGTCGAGCGCCACGGGACGGTGCTCGCGAGAGGCCTCGACGGCTGCGGCCTTCGCGGGGTTGCCCGCGAGGTCCTGCTCGCGGTCGTGCTCGTCGACGGGGATCTCCTCGACGACGAGCTCCTCCCGGCGGACGACGACCGTGCGCTCCTCGGTCACCACGCGCTTGGACAGGCGCAGCCGACCGGTCACCACCGGGCGGGTGGTGACGAAGAGCTCCTCCTCGTGGCGGGTCATGGCGACCCCGCCGGCATCGTTGCCGGTCAGGTGGGTGCGTTCGGTGGCGTCGAGCTCGGTGCGGGCCCGTTCCTCGTAGGTGCGCTCGGTCTCCAGGACGTGGTCGGGGTGGTTGGGGTCGTACCGGTCACTCGTCTGGTCCCGCATCTTGGCTCCTGTGCGTCAGAGGGGTATTCGTCACAGACCTACCCGGTGCGTGGGGAAGGTATGCGCCGGGGCGGCGGGCTGAAGCGGTACCCGGGTGAGCCGACGCGTTAGCGTGGGGCCAATCGGGACCACGGAAACAGGAGCACCATGTCCGACCAGCATGAGGACCTGCCACGACGCGGAGGGCGCTCCGACGTGCCCCGCAGCGGGGCCAGGCGCGGCGGGCCGCCGCGGTCCGCGGGGCCTGGACCTGCGCCTTCCTGGCAGGAGGAGCCTCGGCCTGCTGCGCCTCGGCCCGGGGAGCCCCGGGCTGCGGCTCGTTCGGCCGGAACCAGAGCTGCTGTCCCCCGGTCCGGTGAGGCCCGGCCTGCGGCGTCTCGTCCGGGGGAGCTGCGGGCTGCTGTGTCCCGGTCGGGGGAGGCCCGTCCTGCCGCGTCCCGGTCTGCCGCGCCTCGGCCCGGGGAGCCCCGGGTCCCGTCCCGTTCGGGGGAGACGCGGGCTGCTGTGTCCCGTTCGGGGGAGGCCCGGGCTGCTGTGTCCCGTTCGGGGGAGGCCCGGGCTGCTGTGTCCCGTTCGGGGGAGGCCCGGGCTGCTGTGTCCCGTTCGGGGGAGGCCCGGGCTGCTGTGTCCCGGTCCAGGGAGACCCGAGTCGCTGCCTCTCGGTCTGCCGGGCCCCGGGCAGACGCCCCCACGGAGCAGCGCCACCCCCGCGGCTCGACGGTCCACGACGTCCGCCGGCCCGGTCGGCGGCGCCGGGCTCCGCGCGTGCTGGGTGGGGCGGCGGTGCTGGCACTGCTGGGAGGCGGTGGCGCGTATGCGGCATACCACCAGGGGCTCTTCGGGGGCGTGGGCCCGGGCCCGGCCGAGGTGGTGCCCGGTCGTGCCGTGGGGTACGTCCGCCTCGACCTCAACCCCGACCTGGGGCAGAAGATCGCGGCCTTCCGCCTGATGAGCACGCTCCCCGAGGTCAAGGACGCGATGGGGGAGGACAAGGACCCCCGTAAGGCCGTCCTCGAGATGGCCAAGGGCGAGGACCGCGCCCTGAAGGACGTGGACTTCGACCGGGACGTCAAGCCCTGGCTGGGCGAGCGCGCCGCATCAGCGGCCTACCTGCCGGCCGACGGCGCGGGTCTGGTGCCGCTGCTCGTGCTGGCGGTGACCGACGAGACCAAGGCTCGGGCCGGGCTGCCCAAGCTGGGGGTGGACCAGGCGACGACGGACCTGCGGTTCCGCCACGGCTACGCCATCGTCGCCCCCAAGGGCAAGGGCGACGCGGTGCTGACCGCCGCGGCCGCGAGCACCCTCGCCGACAACCCGCACTTCCAGGCCGACATGGCGGACCTGGGCAGCGACGGGCTGATGTCCTTCTGGGGAGACCTCACGACGCTGGCCAAGGCCGACCTGCGACCCCTGGTCGACGCGATGGACCGGGCCACGCAGTCCCCGCGACCGGCGGGAGCCACCCGACCCTCCCCGGGCGCCACCCCTGCCGATGTCGCCGGGCTGAAGACGCAGCTCGACCGGGCCGGGCGGCTCGCGGCGGCGGTCCGGCTCGATCCCGGTCACGTCGAGCTCGCGGGCATCCAGCGTGGCGCCCGGCGCACCGCGAGCGAGGTCGTCACGGACAAGGTCGACATCGGTGCCGTGCCCGCGGGGACGATGCTCAGCCTCGGCGTCGCAGGCGCCGGCCAGGCCGTGCGCGAGAACTGGCCCTCGGTGCTGAAGGAGCTGGATCGTCAGCACGCGAGCGACCCCCGCTCACCGTCGTCGAGCGAGCTGGTGGCCCAGGTGCGGCAGTCCCTCGGGCTCGCCCTCCCGGACGACCTGACCACCCTGCTCGGCAAGCAGCTCGTGCTGAGCGTCGCCGACCAGGACCTGGGCGCGGTCGACGACCAGCACCCGCTCCTCGCAGGCATCCGCGTCACCACCGATGCCGCCAAGGGCGAGCGCGTCGTGCGCGCGATGCAGGCCAAGCTCGGCCAGCAGACGGGGGCCCAGCCGGACGCGCTCCCCCTGAGCGCCAAGGCCAACGGCCAGACCCTCACGGTCGCCTTCGACCAGGCCTATCGCGACACCCTCGCGCAGGGCGGCACCCTCGGGGCCGAGGAGGACTTCCGCAAGGCCGTCCCGTCCACCTCCTCGACGACCTCGCTCTACCTCTCCCTGGACCGGCTCGAGCCGAGCTATCTGGACCAGGTGCCCGCCGACCGGCGCGCGCTGGTGCGGGCCCTGCGCAGCATCGGTCTGGTCTCCGACCAGACTGGGACGAGCGACGGCAGCTTCGCGCTGCGGCTCGTCGTCGACTGACGAGCACCTGGAGCGCCATGCCACCCCGCGTCCGCACCCTCGACGAGGTCGACGAGTCCCGCCTGCTGCCCTGGGCACTGGCCAGCGCCGCGGAGGCGCGCACCGCCCTTCGGCATACCCTCGCCGGGAAGGAGGTCTCCGACCGCACCGTCGACGAGGCCGTGCAGGTGCTCTCCGAGCTGGTCGCCAACGCCGTCCAGCACGGTGCCCCCCTCGCCGACGACGTCCTCCGCGTCCACTGGACCCTGCGCAAGGGCGTCGTCGAGGTCGACGTGACCGACGCGGGTGGCGCCCACCACCCGCAGCCGGTCCGCATCACCCCCTGGCAGACCCGCGGACGGGGGCTGCGCATCGTGCGGGCCTATGCCCACGAGTGGGGGGTCCTCGACCAGCCCGCCGGGATCGTCGTGTGGGCCTCCCTGGGCGGCCCCTCCCGGCGCCGGACCCGCTGAGCCCCGTCCGGTTGCGGCTAGGGTGGCCCCATGGGCAAGGCATCTCGTCGCAAGGGCGACACCACCAAGACGCGTCCCGCGCCGTTCGTGCGCCGTCCCTTCGAGGGCCTGGACGGCGAGACCGACCTGGTCGCCATGCGGGAGATCGTCCCCGCGGCCACAGCGACCCTGGCCCTGCGCGAGCCCATCGGCGACATCTCCTCCGTCTCGGTCTGCACCGTGCTGCCGATGGCCTGGCCGGGACTGCGCCGCGCCGACGGCGAGGTCCTCGTCGGGCTGCAGTCCGGCACCTCCAGCGGTGACGCCTCCCGCGACCTCGCCCAGGCGATCCTGGTCGCCGCGCAGACCGAGCCAGGCAACCCCGTCGCGACGCTCACCCTCGCCACGGCCGAGACCCCCCGGCTGCAGGACCTGATCGACCCCGCGACCCCGGTCGAGATCGAGGTGCACGAGGGCTTCGAGTTCTGGGTGCCCGAGGGCGAGCTCGACGCCGAGGGTCGTGAGTCGCTGCAGCGGGCCAACGAGTCCGCCATCCCCACCGTCAAGCTCGACGGCGTCGCCTCGGCCTACTGGTGCGAGATCGGCGAGCGCACCTATGTCCGCCAGGTCCTGGCCGACGACGAGGACGCCGCCACCGACGCCCTGGCCCGCCTGCAGGCCCGCGGCCAGTCCTCGCTCGACGAGTCGCACCGTCTGCTCGGCGCCTTCCGCGCGTGCGGGCTGCTCGTGCCCGTGTGGGAGGTCGACCCCGAGGCCGAGCCGGAGAGCTGGGCCGCGCCGATGCGGCAGATGAGCGAGCGGTATGCCGAGGCGCTGGCGGCCACCGAGCCGCTGACCGCCGACGAGCGTCGTGCCCGCTCCGGTCTGCAGAGCCGACAGATCACCCTGCGCTGAGCGGGTGGCCCCAGGTGACGCAGACCCCGCCGGGTGCGACCGGGCCCGATGCGGCCGGTCCTGGGACGAGCCGGCCTGACGCGGCCGGCGCAGGCGCGTCGGTGGCCGTGATCATCCCGGCCAAGGACGAGGCCGCGCGCATCGCCGCCACCGTCCGGGCGGCCCTCGGGCTGCCCGGGGTCGACCTCGTGGTGGTCGTGGATGACGGCTCGCGCGACGCCACCCAGGACATCGCGTCGCAGGCGGGTGCCCTCGTCGCCCGCCATCCCCGCAACCGTGGCAAGGCCTCCGCCCTGCAGACCGGGCTCGACGTGGTCGCACGCCGGGACGCGCGGGAGGGCCGCGTCGGGACCGGCCGGCGGCTCGTGCTCTTCGTCGACGCCGATCTCGAGGAGTCCGCGGCCGAGGTCGACGTGCTCGTCGCCCCGGTCGCGCAGGGCGAGGCGGACATGACCATCGCTGTCCTCCCCCCGCAGCGGTCGCCCGGCGGCGGGCGGGGCCTGGTCGTCGGGCTAGCCCGGGACGGGATCCAGGAGCTCACCGGGTGGACCCCCACCCAACCGCTGTCGGGGATGCGCTGCCTCAACCCGGCTGCCCTCGAGGCCGGCACGCCGTTGGCGCCAGGATGGGGCGTCGAGACCGCCCTCACGGTGGACGTGCTGTCGGCCGGGCTGCGGGTGCTCGAGGTGCCGTGCGCCCTGCACCACCGGGTGACCGGGTCGGACTGGCGCGGACAGCTCCACCGCGCCGAGCAGTACCGCGACGTCCTGCGCGCCCTGGCCGTGCGCCGGCTGCGCCGCCGGCTCGGCCGCTGATCGCCCTACCTCCAGCCGCGACGTCGCCCCGGGGCGCCACGCTCCCGACCCCCACGACCGCCGCACCTGACGCTCGACGTGCGTGCCTCCTGCCCCCCGGCAGCTCAGCAGAAGCACCTTCTGGGGGCCCAGGACGTGCGGTTGCCGGGCTGCGAGCGCAGCACAGGTCCCCGGATGGGGGTCGAGGGGCGGACGGGGTCAGGGACGCGGGTGGCGTATGGCGAGGACGGTGGCCACCACGAGCGGGATCAGCACGGTGGCGCCCACCGCGGGGATGGCCACGCCCGAGTCGTTGGTGGCGAAGCCGACGGCATACACCAGCAGGATCGAGGCGAGCCCGGTGCGCAGCAGGGGGACCTGCTCGTAGCCGGGGCGCAGCAGCCGCCCGAGTGTCGAGTCGGGCCGCGCCACGACCCACGCGGCGGCCAGCAGCCCGATCGGCACCAGGAAGGCCAGGGGCGCGGTGAGCAGCATCTGGAGGTTCTGGGCGGCCTTGCGGGCGACCACGTCGGCGGCGCCCCCGTCCCCGAGCGTCTGCACGAACCTGCCCAGGTGCGAGCGTGATCCGGCGGGTCGCAGGTAGTCCGCCACGGCCAGGGCCGTCACGGCGAGCGCGGTGACCAGACCGATGCCGAGCACCCGGCTCCAGGTCAGCCGCAGCCCGAGCGCGACGAGGACGAAGACGACGACGGCGGGCAGCAGCGCGATCGGGCCGCCGAGGTCGGCGCCCCACGTCGGCAGCCCGTCGACCGCCACGGCGGCCAGGCCGACCAGGCCCGCGAGGAGGGCGCCGCGTCGGGGACGCCCGGCGCGGCGATCGTGCCCGGCGACGGCGACCATGACCAGCAGGGTCGCCGTCGCGAGCAGGGAGAAGGCGACGTTGCCGAGGCCGTAGAAGCGGCCGGCGACGGTCGGCTGCTCGCCGAGCAGCGTGGACAGCGTCAGGTGCGAGCCGGTCACCGCGTCGCCCCCGACGGTCAGCGCGGTCAGCGCCGCCACGGCCGCGGGCGGGCCGAAGGGGCGCCGGCGCCAGGGTCCGAGCAGGGCCACGGCCGCGAGCGAGCCGGCGAACGCATAGATCACGAGCCACAGGGCCACGGCCCCGCCGCGCCACCAGGGCACGAGCCCGGCGAGGTAGGTGGCCGCGGGGACGCAGGACATCGCGACGACCCCCCGGGACAGCCCGCGCAGCAGCCGCCCGCGTCGGTCCGGGTCGGCCCGGCGGCAGAGCAGGCCCACGACCAGGCAGGCGAGCAGCTGCGTCAGCGCCCACGTCGGCCAGAAGGCCAGCGCCACCGGCTGCACCAGGCGGGCGGCGTCGGCGTGGTCGGCGACGGCGGCGACGCGGGCCGCGGCGGGGGCGTCGTCCGGCTGCACCGTCCACGGCTCGGCGGCCCAGGTCGGGTGCCGCACCCCGGTGGCCCAGGCCGCGACCGT
Encoded here:
- a CDS encoding neutral zinc metallopeptidase, which translates into the protein MRTWIKDRTAAFTDADWFTAWGQEVVPGIVPGDRIIMGDGILQAYDELGYGDIARQGVVAHELGHHVQFWMGMITPIQRRRAAASACQLQETSRPRRKVLGARAFQQIVDAALPTIVAPDKAKVA
- a CDS encoding DUF2382 domain-containing protein, with amino-acid sequence MRDQTSDRYDPNHPDHVLETERTYEERARTELDATERTHLTGNDAGGVAMTRHEEELFVTTRPVVTGRLRLSKRVVTEERTVVVRREELVVEEIPVDEHDREQDLAGNPAKAAAVEASREHRPVALDEHGEAAPVHEIVLHEERVVTQVIPVERVRVFVDRVTREETVSADLAKEVVEVEHVAPRGEGHSGGAGLTGDYRGSHRNR
- a CDS encoding DUF3352 domain-containing protein; amino-acid sequence: MSDQHEDLPRRGGRSDVPRSGARRGGPPRSAGPGPAPSWQEEPRPAAPRPGEPRAAARSAGTRAAVPRSGEARPAASRPGELRAAVSRSGEARPAASRSAAPRPGEPRVPSRSGETRAAVSRSGEARAAVSRSGEARAAVSRSGEARAAVSRSGEARAAVSRSRETRVAASRSAGPRADAPTEQRHPRGSTVHDVRRPGRRRRAPRVLGGAAVLALLGGGGAYAAYHQGLFGGVGPGPAEVVPGRAVGYVRLDLNPDLGQKIAAFRLMSTLPEVKDAMGEDKDPRKAVLEMAKGEDRALKDVDFDRDVKPWLGERAASAAYLPADGAGLVPLLVLAVTDETKARAGLPKLGVDQATTDLRFRHGYAIVAPKGKGDAVLTAAAASTLADNPHFQADMADLGSDGLMSFWGDLTTLAKADLRPLVDAMDRATQSPRPAGATRPSPGATPADVAGLKTQLDRAGRLAAAVRLDPGHVELAGIQRGARRTASEVVTDKVDIGAVPAGTMLSLGVAGAGQAVRENWPSVLKELDRQHASDPRSPSSSELVAQVRQSLGLALPDDLTTLLGKQLVLSVADQDLGAVDDQHPLLAGIRVTTDAAKGERVVRAMQAKLGQQTGAQPDALPLSAKANGQTLTVAFDQAYRDTLAQGGTLGAEEDFRKAVPSTSSTTSLYLSLDRLEPSYLDQVPADRRALVRALRSIGLVSDQTGTSDGSFALRLVVD
- a CDS encoding ATP-binding protein; this encodes MPPRVRTLDEVDESRLLPWALASAAEARTALRHTLAGKEVSDRTVDEAVQVLSELVANAVQHGAPLADDVLRVHWTLRKGVVEVDVTDAGGAHHPQPVRITPWQTRGRGLRIVRAYAHEWGVLDQPAGIVVWASLGGPSRRRTR
- a CDS encoding DUF5926 family protein, producing MGKASRRKGDTTKTRPAPFVRRPFEGLDGETDLVAMREIVPAATATLALREPIGDISSVSVCTVLPMAWPGLRRADGEVLVGLQSGTSSGDASRDLAQAILVAAQTEPGNPVATLTLATAETPRLQDLIDPATPVEIEVHEGFEFWVPEGELDAEGRESLQRANESAIPTVKLDGVASAYWCEIGERTYVRQVLADDEDAATDALARLQARGQSSLDESHRLLGAFRACGLLVPVWEVDPEAEPESWAAPMRQMSERYAEALAATEPLTADERRARSGLQSRQITLR
- a CDS encoding glycosyltransferase, whose amino-acid sequence is MAVIIPAKDEAARIAATVRAALGLPGVDLVVVVDDGSRDATQDIASQAGALVARHPRNRGKASALQTGLDVVARRDAREGRVGTGRRLVLFVDADLEESAAEVDVLVAPVAQGEADMTIAVLPPQRSPGGGRGLVVGLARDGIQELTGWTPTQPLSGMRCLNPAALEAGTPLAPGWGVETALTVDVLSAGLRVLEVPCALHHRVTGSDWRGQLHRAEQYRDVLRALAVRRLRRRLGR